The nucleotide sequence GCTCGCGCTCGTCGACGACGACCTGCACGCGCTCGAGGACCTCATCCAGGTGCTCGAGCGAGGCGATCGCAGCCTCCTCGGCCACCGTGGACACCGCGAACGGGGTGGCCACGGTGCGCAGGGCCTTCGTGATCTCCGGCTGCGAGACCGAGTAGCCCACGCGCAGGTTGGCCAGGCCGTGGGCCTTTGAGAAGGTGCGCAGCACGACGACGTTCGCGTGCTTGCGGTACATGTCCAGGCCCTTGACCGCGTCCTCGTCCCGGACGAACTCCACGTAGGCCTCGTCGATGACCACCAGGATGTGCTCGGGCACGCGCGCCAGGAAGTCCTCGACCTCGGCGGTGGTGAGCACGGGGCCGGTCGGGTTGTTGGGGGTGCAGAGCAGGATCACCCGCGTGCGCTCGGTGATCGCGTCCAGCATGGCCGGCAGGTCGTGGCGGTGGTCCGCGGTGAGCGGCACCTGCACATCCACGGCGCCGGCGGTGCGCACCACGATCGGGTAGGCCTCGAAGCTGCGCCACGCGAAGATCACCTCGTCGCCCTCACTGGCCTCGCCGTGGCCGGCGAAAGTGGTGATGACCTGGGCCAGGGCGCCGAGGGAGCCGGCGCCGGTCACGACGTCGTCCGCCGGGACGTCCAGGTGCGCGGCCAGGGCCTGGCGCAGGCCGGTGGAGAGGGTGTCCGGGTAGCGGCAGAGCGTGCTGGGCGCGCCCTCCGGGCCGGTCACGACCTCGCGCACCCGCTCGATCACGCCGGGCACGGGGGCGAACGGGTTCTCGTTCGACGAGAGCTTGTAGGGCTGCAGGCCCGGGACCGCGACCGGCGGCTTGCCGGCAGCGTACGGCGGGAGCATCCCGACCTTCTTGTGCGGGGCGACCACGGCGGGCGCCTGCTGTGCGTCATCAGTCATGGCCACCAGGGTAATGCGGGCCGCGGACACTGTGAGCCGC is from Micrococcus luteus NCTC 2665 and encodes:
- a CDS encoding histidinol-phosphate transaminase: MTDDAQQAPAVVAPHKKVGMLPPYAAGKPPVAVPGLQPYKLSSNENPFAPVPGVIERVREVVTGPEGAPSTLCRYPDTLSTGLRQALAAHLDVPADDVVTGAGSLGALAQVITTFAGHGEASEGDEVIFAWRSFEAYPIVVRTAGAVDVQVPLTADHRHDLPAMLDAITERTRVILLCTPNNPTGPVLTTAEVEDFLARVPEHILVVIDEAYVEFVRDEDAVKGLDMYRKHANVVVLRTFSKAHGLANLRVGYSVSQPEITKALRTVATPFAVSTVAEEAAIASLEHLDEVLERVQVVVDERERVAAALAEAGWDLPASQANFVWLPLGERTQEFAEAAQAQALSVRAFAGEGVRVSIGEVEANDRFLEVARDFLK